The Catenuloplanes niger genome includes a window with the following:
- a CDS encoding Na(+)/H(+) antiporter subunit C produces the protein MTPNLVYIVLVGVLFAAGVVLLLERSLTRILVGVILLGHGANVLILSGGRAGGPPIVGTVADEEMSDPLPQAMILTAIVITLAVTAFLLALAYRSRDITGHDEVQDDAEDRRIVVLAERDDVQIGDDQDQDQDQDSPAVRA, from the coding sequence GTGACCCCGAACCTCGTGTACATCGTGCTCGTCGGCGTGCTCTTCGCGGCCGGCGTGGTGCTGCTGCTGGAACGCAGCCTGACCCGCATCCTGGTCGGCGTCATCCTGCTCGGCCACGGCGCGAACGTGCTCATCCTCTCCGGTGGCCGGGCCGGCGGCCCGCCGATCGTCGGCACGGTCGCGGACGAGGAGATGAGCGACCCGCTGCCGCAGGCCATGATCCTGACCGCCATCGTGATCACGCTGGCCGTGACCGCGTTCCTGCTCGCGCTCGCCTACCGCAGCCGGGACATCACCGGCCACGACGAGGTCCAGGACGACGCCGAGGACCGCCGGATCGTGGTGCTCGCCGAGCGCGACGACGTCCAGATCGGCGACGACCAGGACCAGGATCAGGACCAGGACTCCCCGGCGGTACGGGCATGA
- the mbhE gene encoding hydrogen gas-evolving membrane-bound hydrogenase subunit E, giving the protein MLVLLVIHAVVAAVAPWLVRAIGGRGLYLVALAPASAAVWAATRTGRRTAETIEWIPQLGLDLAFRLDALSWLLVLLVGGVGALVLAYSAHYFDDRAEQARHAGLLVAFAGAMLGLVLADDLLLLYVFWELTSVLSYLLIASDPGRRAARRAAMQALLVTTLGGLAMLVGIVMLGAGAGTHRWSQLAQDPPAGAWGTTAVVLILAGALAKSAILPFGAWLPAAMAAPTPVSAYLHAAAMVKAGVFLVALLAPAFAGVLAWQLLTVGAGLATTLLAGLAALRQYDLKLLLAYGTVSQLGLLVAVLGAGTRAAALAGLTLLLAHALFKSALFLTVGAVDHATGTRDLRGLSGVGRRLPVLAIAATLAAASMAGVPPLLGFLGKEAMFAAFATGEPADTLALVAMVAGATLTVAYSLRFLWGAFATKPTAVGTELATAGGTIPAVTKPAASGGTTPAVTGPAVDDGTALAVNDGTASAVNDGTASAVNDGTTPAVTRPAATGGIGRTGPAARSGTATTAPAGAGGEHFHPPGPGLLAAPVLLALAGLAGGLAAPVVERGLVAYPRGLAGVEVHLALWHGLSLPLGLSVLAIVAGAGLFRLTRDRIHAPGRISAGAWVYERALRGVDRLSVELTGATQRGSLPAYLGVILVVLVVIAGTALVAGAPWPTGYRVWDTPLQAVAGVAIVAAAIGAVRAQRRLAAFVLAGVAGYAVSVLFILHGAPDLALTQALVETASIVMAVLVLRRLPAKFSERPLRVSRHWRIVLGVAVGLAAAGMAFVAGGGRVAAPISEGFPELSVSYGGGTNIVNVILVDIRAWDTMGEISVLVVAATGVASLIFQRTSALRRRAETPTPKRPPPAVWTGKEDSVILQVVTRLIFHTIVLFSVYLLLSGHNAPGGGFAGGLVAALALTVRYLAGGRRELNRAAPVDAGAVLGTGLLIAVGTGVTAMFLGGQVLQTAIVDVHAPVLGDLHVATSTIFDVGVYLIVIGLVLDILRSLGAEPQGGPDESPPEDEPDQRQDRDQDRDRDQDQDREKVTA; this is encoded by the coding sequence GTGCTCGTTCTGCTGGTGATCCACGCCGTTGTGGCTGCCGTCGCGCCGTGGCTGGTGCGCGCGATCGGCGGCCGTGGTCTCTACCTGGTCGCGCTGGCGCCCGCGAGCGCCGCCGTCTGGGCCGCGACGCGGACCGGGCGCCGCACCGCCGAGACGATCGAGTGGATCCCGCAGCTCGGGCTCGACCTGGCATTCCGGCTGGACGCGCTGTCCTGGCTGCTGGTGCTGCTGGTCGGCGGCGTCGGCGCGCTCGTGCTGGCCTACTCCGCCCACTACTTCGACGACCGTGCCGAGCAGGCCCGGCACGCCGGCCTGCTGGTCGCGTTCGCCGGTGCGATGCTCGGCCTGGTGCTCGCGGACGACCTGCTGCTGCTCTACGTGTTCTGGGAGCTGACCAGCGTCCTGTCCTACCTGCTGATCGCGTCCGATCCGGGCCGCCGGGCCGCCCGTCGCGCGGCCATGCAGGCACTGCTGGTCACCACGCTCGGCGGCCTCGCCATGCTGGTCGGCATCGTCATGCTCGGCGCCGGTGCGGGCACGCACCGCTGGTCGCAGCTCGCGCAGGACCCGCCGGCCGGCGCGTGGGGCACGACCGCGGTGGTGCTGATCCTGGCCGGTGCGCTGGCGAAGTCCGCGATCCTGCCGTTCGGCGCGTGGCTGCCGGCCGCGATGGCCGCGCCCACGCCGGTCAGCGCCTACCTGCACGCGGCCGCGATGGTCAAGGCCGGCGTGTTCCTGGTCGCGCTGCTCGCGCCCGCGTTCGCCGGCGTGCTCGCCTGGCAGCTGCTCACGGTCGGCGCGGGCCTGGCCACGACGCTGCTGGCCGGCCTCGCGGCGCTGCGCCAGTACGACCTGAAACTGCTGCTGGCCTACGGTACGGTCAGCCAGCTCGGCCTGCTGGTGGCCGTGCTCGGCGCCGGCACCCGGGCCGCCGCGCTGGCCGGCCTGACGTTGCTGCTCGCGCACGCGCTGTTCAAGTCCGCGCTGTTCCTCACGGTCGGCGCCGTCGACCACGCCACCGGCACCCGCGACCTGCGCGGACTGTCCGGCGTCGGCCGCCGGCTGCCGGTGCTCGCGATCGCGGCCACGCTCGCGGCCGCGTCGATGGCCGGTGTGCCGCCGCTGCTCGGCTTTCTCGGCAAGGAGGCGATGTTCGCCGCGTTCGCCACCGGCGAGCCCGCGGACACGCTCGCGCTCGTCGCCATGGTCGCCGGCGCCACCCTCACGGTCGCCTACAGCCTGCGCTTCCTGTGGGGCGCCTTCGCCACCAAGCCCACCGCCGTCGGCACAGAGCTCGCCACCGCAGGCGGCACCATACCGGCCGTCACCAAGCCCGCCGCCAGCGGCGGCACGACACCGGCCGTCACCGGACCGGCCGTCGACGACGGCACCGCACTCGCCGTCAACGACGGCACCGCATCCGCCGTCAACGACGGCACCGCATCCGCCGTCAACGACGGCACGACACCGGCCGTTACCCGGCCCGCCGCCACCGGGGGCATCGGCCGCACCGGACCGGCCGCCCGGAGCGGCACCGCGACGACCGCCCCGGCCGGTGCCGGCGGTGAACACTTCCACCCGCCCGGCCCCGGTCTGCTCGCCGCTCCCGTGCTGCTCGCCCTGGCCGGGCTGGCCGGCGGCCTGGCGGCCCCGGTCGTGGAGCGCGGGCTCGTCGCGTACCCGCGCGGGCTTGCCGGTGTGGAGGTTCATCTGGCCCTCTGGCACGGGCTGAGCCTGCCGCTGGGGCTGTCCGTGCTGGCGATCGTGGCCGGTGCCGGCCTGTTCCGGCTCACCCGCGACCGCATCCACGCGCCGGGCCGGATCAGCGCCGGTGCCTGGGTCTACGAGCGGGCGCTGCGCGGCGTCGACCGGCTGTCCGTCGAGCTGACCGGTGCGACGCAGCGTGGTTCGCTGCCCGCGTACCTCGGCGTGATCCTGGTCGTGCTCGTCGTGATCGCCGGTACCGCGCTGGTGGCCGGTGCGCCGTGGCCGACCGGCTACCGGGTCTGGGACACGCCGTTGCAGGCGGTCGCGGGCGTCGCGATCGTCGCGGCCGCGATCGGCGCGGTCCGGGCGCAGCGGCGGCTGGCCGCGTTCGTGCTGGCCGGTGTCGCGGGTTATGCCGTGTCGGTGCTGTTCATCCTGCACGGCGCGCCGGATCTGGCGCTCACCCAGGCGCTGGTGGAGACGGCCAGCATCGTGATGGCCGTGCTGGTGCTGCGCCGGCTGCCGGCGAAGTTCTCCGAGCGTCCGCTGCGCGTGTCCCGGCACTGGCGGATCGTGCTCGGCGTGGCGGTCGGGCTGGCCGCGGCCGGGATGGCGTTCGTGGCCGGTGGCGGCCGTGTCGCCGCGCCGATCTCCGAGGGCTTTCCCGAGCTGTCGGTCAGTTACGGCGGCGGCACGAACATCGTGAACGTGATCCTGGTCGACATCCGGGCCTGGGACACGATGGGCGAGATCTCGGTGCTGGTGGTGGCCGCGACCGGCGTCGCCAGCCTGATCTTCCAGCGCACGTCCGCGCTGCGCCGCCGGGCCGAGACGCCCACGCCGAAACGGCCGCCGCCGGCGGTGTGGACCGGCAAGGAGGACAGCGTGATCCTCCAGGTCGTCACCCGGCTGATCTTCCACACGATCGTGCTGTTCTCGGTGTACCTGCTGCTCTCCGGCCACAACGCGCCGGGCGGCGGGTTCGCCGGCGGGCTGGTCGCGGCGCTCGCGCTGACCGTGCGCTACCTGGCCGGCGGCCGTCGCGAGCTGAACCGGGCCGCGCCGGTCGACGCGGGCGCGGTGCTCGGCACCGGGCTGCTGATCGCGGTCGGCACCGGCGTGACCGCGATGTTCCTCGGCGGTCAGGTGCTGCAGACCGCGATCGTGGACGTGCACGCGCCGGTCCTCGGTGACCTGCACGTGGCCACGTCCACGATCTTCGACGTGGGCGTCTACCTGATCGTCATCGGGCTGGTGCTGGACATCCTGCGCAGCCTCGGCGCGGAGCCGCAGGGCGGGCCGGACGAGTCCCCGCCGGAGGACGAGCCGGACCAGCGGCAGGACCGAGACCAGGACCGAGACCGAGACCAAGATCAAGATCGGGAGAAGGTGACCGCGTGA
- a CDS encoding YccF domain-containing protein, producing MIRFLLNVLWLIFGSGILLAIGYGIAALICFALIVTIPFGVASLRLAVYSLWPFGRTIVPKPSAGVASGVANVIWVVVAGWWLALTHITAGIAQCVTIIGIPFGIANFKLVPAAFWPLGQEIVDIDDRA from the coding sequence ATGATCCGCTTTCTGCTCAACGTCCTGTGGCTGATCTTCGGCAGCGGCATCCTGCTCGCCATCGGCTACGGCATCGCCGCGCTGATCTGTTTCGCGCTGATCGTGACGATCCCGTTCGGCGTGGCCTCGCTCCGCCTCGCCGTCTACTCGCTGTGGCCGTTCGGCCGCACGATCGTCCCGAAGCCGAGCGCCGGCGTCGCGTCCGGCGTGGCGAACGTGATCTGGGTGGTCGTGGCCGGCTGGTGGCTGGCGCTGACCCACATCACGGCCGGCATCGCGCAGTGCGTCACCATCATCGGCATCCCGTTCGGCATCGCCAACTTCAAGCTGGTGCCGGCCGCGTTCTGGCCGCTCGGCCAGGAGATCGTCGACATCGACGACCGCGCCTGA
- a CDS encoding DUF1877 family protein: protein MGLFGEWMRAAPADLKPLRGDLTAVRKFIADGEGPRCGLEGDWAGIDFLLRRRDFPVDIVFGEEPFAAPSAEDKEWDSDPPAYLTPAQVRTAAAALRDLTAEEFVHGVTAAELRRAGLYHLYTPAALPTLAARLPAVRDYFTRAAACGDAIICWLS from the coding sequence ATGGGACTCTTTGGAGAGTGGATGCGGGCCGCACCCGCCGACCTGAAACCGTTGCGCGGTGACCTGACCGCGGTCCGCAAGTTCATCGCCGACGGCGAGGGCCCGCGCTGCGGCCTCGAGGGCGACTGGGCCGGCATCGACTTCCTGCTGCGCCGCCGCGACTTCCCGGTCGACATCGTGTTCGGCGAGGAGCCGTTCGCCGCACCGTCCGCGGAGGACAAGGAGTGGGACTCCGACCCGCCCGCCTACCTCACGCCCGCGCAGGTGCGCACGGCCGCCGCCGCGCTGCGCGACCTGACCGCGGAGGAGTTCGTCCACGGCGTCACCGCCGCCGAGCTGCGCCGCGCCGGCCTCTACCACCTCTACACCCCGGCCGCGCTCCCCACGCTCGCCGCCCGCCTCCCGGCCGTCCGCGACTACTTCACCCGCGCCGCCGCCTGCGGCGACGCCATCATCTGCTGGCTCTCGTGA
- the glgB gene encoding 1,4-alpha-glucan branching protein GlgB: MDRVITGNAHDPHAVLGAHPHPDGSVVRALRRHATDVSVITPDGTKHPMTRVHADGVFEAVVPGEPADYRLDVDGEEQDDPYRHPPTLGELDLHLIAEGRHERLWTVLGARTVEHGTAFAVWAPNAQGVRLVGDFTGWGPHDGWPMRSMGSTGVWEIFVPGVPDGARYKFRILGADGHWREKADPLARHTEIPPRTGSVVFQSTYEWNDTEWITQRALNKPHREPMSVYEVHLGSWRPGLGYRELADELVGYLVETGFTHVEFMPVAEHPFGGSWGYQVTGYYAPTSRFGDPDDLRLLIDELHQAGIGVILDWVPAHFPRDEWALARFDGTPLYEHGDWRRGEHPDWGTYVFDYGRREVRNFLVANALYWFEEFHVDGLRVDAVASMLYLDYSRNPGEWLPNEYGGNQNLDAISFLQEVNATVGRQYPGTLMIAEESTAFPGVTAPTDQGGLGFGFKWNMGWMHDTLTYIGKDPIHRQYHHHQLTFSLVYAWSENYVLPISHDEVVHGKGSLAGKMPGDDWQRMANTRALMAYMYAHPGKNLLFMGAELGDDREWSEERGLDWYLLHDPRRAGLKRLLTDLNKVYRAQAALWSQDTTPDGFRWIVNDDVQNNAVAFLRIAPDGGTLACVANFSGGPLDDYRIGLPFAGRWTELVNTDAHVYGGSGVGNLGGIYTDDIPWHGYPVSAVLRVPPLGVLWLTPA; this comes from the coding sequence ATGGACCGGGTGATCACCGGTAACGCCCACGACCCGCACGCGGTGCTGGGTGCGCACCCGCATCCGGACGGCTCGGTCGTCCGCGCGCTCCGGCGGCACGCGACCGACGTCTCGGTCATCACCCCGGACGGCACGAAACACCCGATGACGAGGGTCCACGCCGACGGCGTCTTCGAAGCGGTGGTCCCGGGCGAGCCGGCCGACTACCGCCTCGACGTCGACGGCGAGGAGCAGGACGACCCGTACCGTCACCCGCCCACGCTCGGCGAACTCGACCTGCACCTGATCGCGGAGGGCCGGCACGAGCGGCTGTGGACCGTGCTCGGCGCCCGGACCGTCGAGCACGGCACCGCGTTCGCGGTCTGGGCCCCGAACGCGCAGGGCGTCCGGCTCGTCGGCGACTTCACCGGCTGGGGCCCGCACGACGGCTGGCCGATGCGCTCGATGGGCAGCACCGGCGTCTGGGAGATCTTCGTACCCGGCGTCCCCGACGGCGCCCGGTACAAGTTCCGCATCCTCGGCGCGGACGGCCACTGGCGGGAGAAGGCCGACCCGCTGGCCCGGCACACGGAGATCCCGCCGCGTACCGGCTCGGTGGTCTTCCAGAGCACCTACGAGTGGAACGACACGGAGTGGATCACCCAGCGGGCGCTCAACAAGCCGCACCGCGAACCCATGTCCGTCTACGAGGTCCACCTCGGCTCCTGGCGCCCCGGCCTCGGCTACCGCGAGCTCGCGGACGAACTGGTCGGCTACCTCGTCGAGACGGGCTTCACGCACGTCGAGTTCATGCCGGTCGCGGAACACCCGTTCGGCGGCTCCTGGGGCTACCAGGTCACCGGCTACTACGCGCCCACCTCGCGGTTCGGCGACCCGGACGACCTGCGGCTGCTCATCGACGAACTGCACCAGGCCGGCATCGGTGTCATCCTCGACTGGGTGCCCGCGCACTTCCCGCGCGACGAGTGGGCGCTCGCCCGGTTCGACGGCACCCCGCTCTACGAGCACGGCGACTGGCGGCGCGGCGAACACCCGGACTGGGGCACGTACGTCTTCGACTACGGCCGCCGCGAGGTCCGCAACTTCCTGGTCGCGAACGCGCTCTACTGGTTCGAGGAGTTCCACGTCGACGGCCTGCGGGTGGACGCGGTCGCCAGCATGCTCTACCTCGACTACTCCCGGAACCCGGGGGAGTGGCTGCCCAACGAGTACGGCGGCAACCAGAACCTGGACGCGATCAGCTTCCTCCAGGAGGTCAACGCGACCGTCGGCAGGCAGTACCCCGGCACGCTCATGATCGCCGAGGAGTCGACCGCGTTCCCCGGCGTCACCGCGCCCACCGACCAGGGCGGCCTCGGCTTCGGCTTCAAGTGGAACATGGGCTGGATGCACGACACGCTCACGTACATCGGCAAGGACCCGATCCACCGGCAGTACCATCACCACCAGCTCACGTTCTCGCTGGTCTACGCGTGGTCGGAGAACTACGTGCTGCCGATCAGCCACGACGAGGTGGTGCACGGCAAGGGCTCCCTGGCCGGCAAGATGCCCGGCGACGACTGGCAGCGAATGGCCAACACCCGCGCGCTGATGGCGTACATGTACGCGCACCCCGGCAAGAACCTGCTCTTCATGGGCGCGGAACTGGGCGACGACCGCGAGTGGTCCGAGGAACGCGGCCTCGACTGGTACCTGCTCCACGACCCGCGCCGGGCCGGCCTCAAACGCCTGCTCACCGACCTCAACAAGGTCTACCGCGCGCAGGCCGCGCTCTGGTCCCAGGACACCACGCCCGACGGCTTCCGCTGGATCGTCAACGACGACGTGCAGAACAACGCGGTCGCGTTCCTCCGGATCGCCCCGGACGGCGGCACGCTCGCCTGCGTCGCCAACTTCTCCGGCGGCCCGCTCGACGACTACCGCATCGGCCTGCCCTTCGCCGGCCGCTGGACCGAACTCGTCAACACGGACGCCCACGTCTACGGCGGCTCCGGCGTCGGCAACCTCGGCGGCATCTACACCGACGACATCCCCTGGCACGGCTACCCGGTCTCGGCCGTCCTCCGCGTACCCCCGCTCGGCGTCCTCTGGCTCACACCCGCATAA
- a CDS encoding alpha-1,4-glucan--maltose-1-phosphate maltosyltransferase, with the protein MTGRFPIEEVAPTVDGGRYPAKAVVGELLPVTVTAYREGHHALGVNVVWQGPDGADRPFTRMRPLGVGLDRWEAFVRPDAPGEWTFRIEAFDDPYLTWHNAVTKKLAAGQGLADLANDLAEGAALLSEAARNLPLNADSRAGIQLTDRGYAYGRGSVITESGEIPEAVMPTPRAERARIFAAAEALRDEDLSLVERTTPALQLEDLLWDKPIRRYTTASETYRVWVDRRKALFSSWYEFFPRSEGAVLPHRSGTFQTAAKRLPAVAEMGFDVLYLPPIHPIGRTWRKGRNNSLMARAEDVGSPWAIGAEEGGHDAIHPDLGTAADFREFVATANELGVEVAMDLALQCSPDHPWVTEHPEWFTHRADGTIAYAENPPKKYQDIYPLNFDNDPAGIRAEMLRIVRHWMGEGIRAFRVDNPHTKPLDFWHWLIGEVKKTDPDVIFLAEAFTRPAIMHGLGKIGFTQSYTYFTWRTSAHEMRDYCVELVASAHYMTPNFWPNTPDILHESLQHGGPPMFKIRAVLASMLSPSWGLYSGYELFEHEPRPGAEEYLDNEKFELRPRDWERAEIEGRSLKGFLTRLNDIRKQNPALHWLRNLRFHHCDNPAVLVWSKKDPDSANTILVACSFDPAGVQWATVDLDMPSLGLAWGDRIRVHDLLSGSNHVWGASGNAVRLDPIFNPAHIFTVERIGG; encoded by the coding sequence GTGACCGGACGATTCCCGATCGAAGAGGTCGCCCCCACCGTGGACGGGGGACGTTATCCGGCGAAGGCCGTGGTCGGTGAGCTGCTGCCGGTGACGGTGACGGCGTACCGGGAGGGCCATCACGCGCTCGGTGTGAACGTCGTGTGGCAGGGGCCGGACGGTGCCGACCGCCCGTTCACCCGGATGCGCCCGCTCGGCGTCGGGCTGGACCGCTGGGAGGCGTTCGTCCGGCCCGACGCGCCGGGGGAGTGGACGTTCCGGATCGAGGCGTTCGACGACCCGTACCTCACCTGGCACAACGCGGTCACCAAGAAGCTCGCGGCCGGGCAGGGCCTCGCCGACCTGGCCAACGACCTGGCCGAGGGCGCGGCGCTGCTGTCCGAGGCCGCGCGGAACCTGCCGCTGAACGCGGACAGCCGGGCCGGCATCCAGCTGACCGACCGGGGGTACGCGTACGGCCGCGGCTCGGTGATCACCGAGTCCGGCGAGATCCCCGAGGCGGTCATGCCCACGCCGCGGGCGGAGCGGGCCCGGATCTTCGCGGCGGCCGAGGCGCTGCGCGACGAGGACCTGTCGCTGGTCGAGCGGACCACTCCGGCGCTGCAGCTGGAGGATCTGCTGTGGGACAAGCCGATCCGCCGCTACACCACGGCCTCCGAGACGTACCGAGTCTGGGTCGATCGCCGTAAGGCGCTCTTCAGCTCGTGGTACGAGTTCTTCCCGCGCTCCGAGGGCGCGGTGCTGCCGCACCGGTCCGGCACGTTCCAGACCGCGGCGAAGCGGCTGCCCGCGGTCGCGGAGATGGGCTTCGACGTGCTCTACCTGCCGCCGATCCACCCGATCGGCCGCACCTGGCGCAAGGGGCGCAACAACTCGCTGATGGCGCGGGCGGAGGACGTCGGCTCGCCGTGGGCGATCGGCGCGGAGGAGGGCGGCCACGACGCCATCCACCCGGACCTGGGCACGGCCGCGGACTTCCGGGAGTTCGTCGCGACCGCGAACGAGCTGGGTGTCGAGGTGGCGATGGACCTGGCGCTGCAGTGCTCGCCGGACCACCCGTGGGTCACCGAGCACCCGGAGTGGTTCACCCACCGCGCGGACGGCACGATCGCGTACGCGGAGAACCCGCCGAAGAAGTACCAGGACATCTACCCGCTCAACTTCGACAACGACCCGGCCGGGATCCGCGCGGAGATGCTGCGGATCGTCCGGCACTGGATGGGCGAGGGCATCCGCGCGTTCCGGGTCGACAACCCGCACACGAAGCCGCTGGACTTCTGGCACTGGCTGATCGGCGAGGTCAAGAAGACCGACCCGGACGTGATCTTCCTGGCCGAGGCGTTTACCCGGCCGGCCATCATGCACGGGCTCGGCAAGATCGGCTTCACCCAGTCGTACACGTACTTCACCTGGCGGACCAGCGCGCACGAGATGCGCGATTACTGCGTGGAGCTGGTCGCGTCCGCGCACTACATGACGCCGAACTTCTGGCCGAACACGCCGGACATCCTGCACGAGTCGCTGCAGCACGGCGGCCCGCCGATGTTCAAGATCCGCGCGGTGCTGGCCAGCATGCTGTCGCCGTCGTGGGGCCTCTACAGCGGGTACGAGCTGTTCGAGCACGAGCCGCGGCCGGGCGCGGAGGAGTATCTCGACAACGAGAAGTTCGAGCTGCGGCCGCGGGACTGGGAGCGGGCGGAGATCGAGGGCCGCTCGCTCAAGGGGTTCCTCACCCGGCTCAACGACATCCGGAAGCAGAACCCGGCCCTGCACTGGCTGCGGAACCTGCGCTTCCACCACTGCGACAACCCGGCCGTCCTGGTGTGGTCGAAGAAGGACCCGGACTCCGCGAACACGATCCTCGTCGCCTGCTCGTTCGACCCGGCGGGCGTGCAGTGGGCGACCGTGGACCTGGACATGCCGTCGCTGGGCCTGGCCTGGGGAGACCGGATCAGGGTGCACGACCTGCTCAGCGGCTCCAACCACGTGTGGGGCGCGTCCGGCAACGCGGTCCGGCTCGACCCGATCTTCAACCCCGCCCACATCTTCACCGTCGAGCGGATCGGAGGGTGA
- a CDS encoding dienelactone hydrolase family protein: protein MTEIVLFHHVHGLTDGVRALAARFEAAGHTVHLPDLFEGRTFATLPEGLAYAQEVGFSRIAERGRVAADALPEDVVYAGVSLGVSPAQMLAQTRPRARGALLLEGCLPHGEFGPWPRGVPVQVHGMADDPIFAAEGDLDAARDLVKEADDGEVFTYPGSVHLFTDESLPGYDADATAQVVARALTMIGKR, encoded by the coding sequence ATGACCGAGATCGTGCTGTTCCACCACGTACACGGACTGACCGACGGCGTGCGGGCGCTCGCCGCGCGGTTCGAGGCCGCCGGCCACACCGTGCACCTGCCCGACCTGTTCGAGGGCCGGACGTTCGCGACGCTTCCGGAGGGCCTCGCCTACGCGCAGGAGGTCGGCTTCTCCCGGATCGCGGAGCGCGGCCGGGTGGCCGCGGACGCGCTGCCCGAGGACGTGGTCTACGCCGGTGTCTCGCTCGGCGTGTCGCCCGCGCAGATGCTGGCCCAGACCCGGCCCCGCGCCCGCGGCGCGCTGCTGCTGGAGGGCTGCCTGCCGCACGGCGAGTTCGGCCCGTGGCCGCGCGGCGTGCCGGTGCAGGTGCACGGCATGGCGGACGACCCTATCTTCGCGGCCGAGGGTGACCTCGACGCGGCGCGCGACCTGGTCAAGGAGGCCGACGACGGCGAGGTGTTCACGTATCCGGGCAGCGTGCACCTGTTCACCGACGAGAGCCTGCCCGGCTACGACGCGGACGCCACCGCGCAGGTCGTGGCGCGCGCACTGACCATGATCGGGAAACGCTGA
- a CDS encoding helix-turn-helix transcriptional regulator, producing MRASRMMSLLLHLQVRGQATGAELARLLEVSERTVQRDAEALSAAGVPIRSTRGPAGGYRLDGGYRTRLTGMGLDEAGALAFLGLAGPADDLGLGSLLEGARVKLWAGLTGAARDRAMSTAARFHLDPVRFFGTPEPVPCLSALARAVWSDRRARIVYTVRSGETATREVDPLGLVLAAGVWYLVATRDGARRTYRVSRVRAVDELPAPVRRPRDFDLAEAWSAARAELERERTAVEVTLRIAGHALGRLRETLPVHGHDRLPASCSGDVTVTVPYESVDWACTALLGLGAAVEVLGPPRVRARIAAELRAAAARYPA from the coding sequence GTGCGCGCGTCCCGGATGATGTCACTCCTGCTGCACCTCCAGGTGCGCGGGCAGGCCACCGGCGCGGAGCTGGCCCGGCTGCTGGAGGTCAGCGAGCGCACCGTGCAGCGGGACGCGGAGGCGCTGTCCGCGGCCGGCGTGCCGATCCGGTCGACGCGCGGCCCGGCCGGCGGCTACCGGCTGGACGGCGGCTACCGGACCCGGCTGACCGGCATGGGGCTGGACGAGGCCGGCGCGCTGGCGTTCCTCGGGCTGGCCGGGCCGGCGGACGACCTCGGTCTCGGATCGCTCCTGGAGGGCGCGCGGGTGAAGCTGTGGGCCGGGCTGACCGGCGCGGCGCGCGACCGCGCGATGAGCACCGCGGCCCGGTTCCACCTCGACCCGGTGCGGTTCTTCGGCACGCCCGAGCCGGTGCCGTGCCTGTCCGCGCTCGCGCGGGCCGTCTGGTCGGACCGCCGCGCCCGGATCGTCTACACCGTGCGCTCCGGCGAGACCGCGACCCGCGAGGTCGACCCACTCGGCCTGGTCCTGGCCGCCGGCGTGTGGTACCTGGTCGCGACGCGGGACGGCGCGCGCCGCACCTACCGGGTGTCCCGCGTCCGGGCCGTCGACGAACTGCCCGCGCCGGTACGCCGCCCGCGCGACTTCGACCTGGCCGAGGCCTGGTCGGCCGCGCGGGCGGAGCTGGAACGCGAGCGGACCGCGGTCGAGGTCACGCTCCGGATCGCCGGGCACGCGCTCGGCCGCCTCCGGGAGACGCTGCCGGTGCACGGCCACGACCGCCTCCCGGCCTCGTGCTCCGGCGACGTGACGGTCACGGTCCCGTACGAGAGCGTCGACTGGGCGTGCACCGCGCTGCTCGGCCTGGGCGCGGCCGTCGAGGTGCTGGGGCCGCCGCGGGTGCGCGCCCGGATCGCGGCCGAACTACGCGCCGCCGCCGCCCGCTACCCCGCCTAG